One window of the Colletotrichum destructivum chromosome 4, complete sequence genome contains the following:
- a CDS encoding uncharacterized protein (Putative zn(2)Cys(6) fungal-type DNA-binding domain, transcription factor domain, fungi), producing the protein MKRARIDGPDKTPSSASASGAASGQNVNVNVHLPKISRKIRACQECQNRKIKCGIEPGQNQCARCSRLGLQCVVNKSLQTLLDSENEWKTKMEMQLQTLQASMMEVRRTLNLPQLIPPPQSYQYEAAAAAAAATTTTGAGSAGAGAGMSQSPVNPAGSQCSPGTTTGPSPVRPPDVTAMTRENSPEQTTQDNGEDQAIVSAPMASLFEVTKLRNIRSDPGARVHLHLPSSRAQEPDFIAQGKFSVQEAEHLFSTFRGTLNAYLWGGIALVHDNLTATRMSSPLLTAAILAVTALHEQDEGRAFDICYPTFLELASQTMFDRYHSLDDVRGLCIGAFWLSDISWKVSGLAVRIATELNLHQFCAKALNKGPQHVEKARLWYLLYVCDHHFSIAYGRPPVINEDATITHHEAFLTLPGITQADHRLHSQVGVFIILSRVFHTFGPDTSRQVARDEFEALKRYDADLGRWKLQWETRLVPDKHISKYPAKGVILHYHFARLLLFSICLRGLNPSNPSDQYAMSDERREFINLAIGSASAALELILTDADMRRAVIGVPLYLLTTIAYAAMFLMKVHAQWKAARLDVRYDDVVDLIERVVLLLEETNRCARHVAHYIGRGLSNMLDKFKERGPQMQQQMMQQQQQQQQQQRQYGGGGGDGQPGQGMPPVWNEGEMSQDWNQWMFSGEMMNNFGMGPEQYPLNMLDLLNSQMPG; encoded by the exons ATGAAACGAGCGAGAATCGACGGCCCGGACAAGACCccgtcttcggcctcggcctcgggggcCGCCTCCGGGCAGAACGTCAATGTCAACGTCCACTTGCCCAAGATTTCCAGGAAGATCCGAGCGT GCCAGGAATGCCAGAACCGCAAGATCAAGTGCGGCATTGAGCCCGGCCAGAACCAGTGTGCCCGCTGTTCCCGCCTCGGTCTGCAGTGTGTCGTAAACAAGAGCCTCCAAACCCTGCTCGACAGCGAGAATGAGTGGAAGACCAAGATGGAAATGCAGCTGCAGACGCTCCAAGCGTCCATGATGGAGGTCAGACGCACCCTGAACCTGCCACAGCTGATTCCTCCCCCGCAATCTTATCAGtacgaagccgccgccgccgccgccgccgccaccaccaccactggcGCCGGCagtgccggtgccggtgccggcaTGTCACAGAGTCCCGTCAACCCGGCCGGGTCACAATGCAGccccggcaccaccaccggccCCTCGCCCGTCCGGCCGCCGGACGTCACGGCCATGACGAGGGAGAACTCACCCGAGCAGACGACCCAGGACAACGGCGAAGACCAGGCCATCGTGAGCGCGCCGATGGCGAGCCTCTTCGAGGTGACGAAGCTGCGCAACATCCGGAGCGACCCGGGGGCCCGGGTGCACCTCCACCTCCCGTCGAGCCGGGCCCAGGAGCCCGACTTCATCGCCCAGGGCAAGTTCAGCgtgcaggaggccgagcACCTCTTTTCGACCTTCCGCGGGACCCTGAACGCGTATCTGTGGGGGGGCATCGCGCTGGTCCACGACAACCTGACGGCGACGCGCatgtcgtcgccgctgctcacggccgccatcctcgccgtcacggcgctccacgagcaggacgagggcCGCGCCTTCGACATCTGCTACCCGACCttcctcgagctggccagCCAGACCATGTTCGACCGCTACCacagcctcgacgacgtgcgCGGCCTGTGCATCGGCGCCTTCTGGCTGTCCGACATCAGCTGGAAGGTGTCGGGGCTCGCGGTGCGCATCGCCACCGAGCTGAACCTGCACCAGTTCTGCGCAAAGGCCCTCAACAAGGGGCCGCAGCacgtcgagaaggcgaggCTGTGGTATCTGCTCTACGTGTGCGACCACCACTTTAGCATCGCCTACGGCCGGCCGCCCGTCATCAACGAGGACGCCACCATTACCCACCACGAGGCCTTCCTGACGCTGCCGGGCATCACGCAGGCCGACCACCGCCTGCACAGCCAGGTCGgcgtcttcatcatcctGAGCAGGGTGTTCCACACTTTCGGCCCGGACACTTCGCGGCAGGTGGCCCGGGACGAGTTCGAGGCCCTCAAGAGGTACGACGCCGACCTGGGCCGGTGGAAGCTCCAATGGGAGACCCGGTTAG TGCCCGACAAGCACATATCCAAATACCCCGCCAAGGGCGTCATCCTGCACTACCACTTCGCCCGCCTCCTGCTCTTCTCCATCTGCCTGCGCGGCCTGAACCCGTCGAACCCATCGGACCAGTACGCCATGTCGGACGAGCGGCGCGAGTTCATCAACCTGGCCATCGGCAGCGCGTCCGCGGCGCTCGAGCTGATCCTGACGGACGCCGACATGCGGCGGGCCGTCATCGGGGTGCCGCTGTACCTGCTGACGACGATCGCGTACGCGGCCATGTTCCTGATGAAGGTGCACGCGCAGTGGAAGGCGGCGCGGCTCGACGTGCGCtacgacgacgtcgtggaCCTCATCGAGCGCgtcgtgctgctgctcgaggagACGAACCGGTGCGCGCGGCACGTGGCGCACTACATCGGCCGCGGGCTCAGCAACATGCTCGACAAGTTCAAGGAGCGCGGCCCgcagatgcagcagcagatgatgcaacaacaacaacagcagcagcagcagcagaggcagtacggcggcggcggcggcgacggtcaACCGGGCCAGGGGATGCCTCCGGTCTGGAACGAAGGGGAGATGAGCCAGGACTGGAACCAGTGGATGTTCAGCGGGGAGATGATGAACAACTTCGGCATGGGCCCGGAGCAGTACCCGCTCAACATGCTGGACCTGTTGAACTCGCAGATGCCGGGCTGA
- a CDS encoding Putative 6-phosphogluconate dehydrogenase, NADP-binding, four-carbon acid sugar kinase: MASPDGPQPTRVGFIGLGAMGFGMACNLLKKPSYRVQGHDVYAPSAEKFVAQGGSAAESPREVAKTSDILVCMAVNAQQIDDILFNHQKGALQTLPENATVLLCSTVPPTYHETLSSRIAAAGRSDVLIVDSPVSGGTKRAADGTLSIFASGSPEALQRADGILRDMSEKLYIIPGGPGAGSKIKMVNQLLVGTHIAAASEAMGLAAKAGLNTREVYNIITNAAGNSWAFENRVPHMLDGDWTPLSALNIFVKDMGIVVSTARTLQFPVPLASVAEQLYISGAAHGYGAEDDSGLVRVFLPGAQNIVKEQAQAVKLTTQEKLTPSSTPLEISKIGMVGLGAMGQGMAGSLLRAGFAVHGYDVYEPAVDKFVSNGGNASRAASPAEAAKGADILVLMVQNAAQADDVLFGSGHAADTLPDGAIVILSSTVPPSFMRDLESKLTNLGKGISLIDAPVSGGVVRAANGTLTIICSGDDAVLSKINGPLLAMTGTSSNLCHVQGGVGAASSVKLINQLLAGVHIAAAAEAMAFAARLGLDTRRAFEILGSAAAWSWMFENRVPQMLDADWTPHSALAIFVKDLGIVLDEAKRLTYFAPISSAAHTLYLSGASHGWTKESDAGVVRLWELAGLSVSGNAGPKAQETTQEAQEDEEEVEAGQEKGLPAQKTIESLPNEYSGDVISSTRKVVDNGEVPVLVVLDDDPTGTQTCHNIDVLTVWDAATLEYEFSLDPKGFFILTNSRALPSAEAKQLIFEICQNVELAAEKCGKAFEIVLRGDSTLRGHLPEEPQAAEEALGKFDAWVITPFFYQGGRYTINDVHYVKEGDVLVPASQTPFAQDATFGYKNSNLRKYVLEKCGSRFDESSFLSVTLDDIRVGGPAGVTKKLLSVAPGSNTVVIVNAAAESDMHVFVAGLLEAEKEGRRYLYRTGAAFVSSRLGITGIPPLTMADLGVSVKAGTKQPGGLIVAGSYVPKTTAQLKVLRERRGDKLTVIELDVAGLIESEEAAEKVVTAAAAETASKLTAGEDVLVMTSRKLIKGGDALSSLQIGSKVARALVQLVEKIDVRPRYLIAKGGITSSDAATKGLKMRRARILGQAAPGVPLWRCDEETSRHRGVPYVVFPGNVGSDSTLAEVVESWSIENVA, from the exons ATGGCTTCCCCCGACGGCCCCCAGCCCACGCGCGTCGGCTTCATCGGCCTGGGCGCCATGGGCTTCGGCATGGCCTGCAACCTCCTCAAGAAGCCCTCGTACCGCGTCCAAGGTCACGATGTCTACGCCCCGAGCGCCGAAAAGTTCGTAGCCCAGGGCGGTTCTGCCGCCGAGTCGCCCAGAGAGGTGGCCAAGACCAGCGATATCCTGGTCTGCATGGCCGTCAACGCTCAGCAAATCGATGACATTCTCTTCAACCATCAAAAGGGCGCCCTGCAAA CATTACCGGAGAATGCAACCGTGCTGCTCTGCTCAACCGTTCCGCCCACGTATCACGAGACGCTATCGTCTCGcatcgccgcggcgggccggtcagacgtcctcatcgtcgacaGCCCTGTCTCCGGCGGCACGAAGCGCGCAGCCGACGGCACGCTGAGCATCTTCGCCTCGGGTTCCCCCGAGGCCCTGCAGCGCGCCGATGGAATCCTGCGCGACATGTCGGAGAAGCTATACATCATCCCTGGCGGCCCGGGCGCGGGGAGCAAGATCAAGATGGTCAACCAGCTACTCGTCGGAACGCATATCGCTGCGGCCTCCGAGGCTATGGGcctggcggccaaggccggcctCAACACCCGTGAGGTGTACAATATCATCACaaacgccgccggcaactCGTGGGCTTTTGAGAACCGCGTGCCGCACATGCTGGATGGCGACTGGACGCCACTCTCTGCCCTCAACATCTTCGTCAAAGACATG GGCATCGTCGTATCTACGGCAAGGACTCTGCAATTCCCAGTACCTCTCGCATCCGTCGCGGAGCAGCTGTATATTTCGGGTGCTGCCCACGGCtatggcgccgaggacgactcTGGTCTCGTCCGCGTCTTCCTCCCCGGCGCTCAAAACATTGTCAAAGAGCAGGCCCAGGCTGTCAAGCTGACGACCCAAGAGAAGCTGACGCCGAGCAGCACGCCTCTGGAAATCTCAAAGATTGGCATGGTCGGCTTGGGAGCCATGGGCCAGGGCATGGCCGGCTCGCTCCTTCGTGCCGGCTTCGCTGTCCACGGCTACGATGTCTACGAGCCCGCCGTTGACAAGTTCGTGTCCAACGGAGGCAACGCGTCCAGGGCCGCCAGtcccgccgaggccgccaagggcgCAGACATCCTGGTTCTGATGGTACAAAACGCGGCGCAAGCTGATGACGTCCTGTTCGGCTCCGGTCACGCCGCCGATACTCTACCCGACGGCGCCATTGTCATCCTGAGCTCGACGGTGCCACCCTCGTTTATGAGAGATCTGGAGAGCAAACTAACAAACCTCGGCAAGGGCATCAGTCTCATCGATGCCCCggtcagcggcggcgtcgtccgcGCTGCAAATGGCACTCTCACA ATCATCTGCTCTGGCGATGATGCAGTGCTCTCCAAGATCAATGGCCCACTGCTGGCCATGACGGGAACTTCTAGCAATCTATGCCACGTTCAGGGAGGTGTTGGCGCTGCTTCTTCCGTCAAGTTGATCAACCAGCTGCTGGCCGGCGTCcacatcgccgccgctgccgaggcgatggcgtttgccgcccgtctcggcctcgacacaAGGCGCGCATTCGAGATCCTCGGAAGTGCCGCCGCGTGGAGTTGGATGTTTGAGAACAGAGTGCCACAgatgctcgacgccgactgGACACCGCACTCCGCTCTCGCAATATTCGTCAAAGACCTCGGTATTGTCCTCGACGAAGCGAAACGCCTTACGTATTTCGCCCCCATATCATCTGCGGCACACACCCTGTACCTTTCGGGCGCCTCGCATGGGTGGACGAAAGAGTCCGACGCCGGTGTTGTTCGGTTGTGGGAACTGGCCGGGCTATCTGTCTCGGGAAACGCTGGACCCAAGGCCCAAGAAACCACCCAAGAAGCtcaggaggatgaggaggaggtcgaagCAGGCCAGGAGAAGGGCCTTCCGGCACAAAAGACAATTGAGTCGCTGCCCAATGAATACTCGGGAGACGTCATCAGCTCGACGCGGAAAGTGGTCGACAATGGCGAAGTCCCGGTTCTCGTGGTGCTCGATGATGATCCAACCGGCACGCAAACCTGCCACAACATCGACGTCCTGACTGTCTGGGATGCCGCAACTCTGGAATATGAGTTCAGCCTCGACCCCAAGGGCTTCTTCATCCTGACCAACTCGCGAGCCCTGCCttcggccgaggccaagcagCTCATCTTCGAGATCTGCCAGAATGTAGAACTAGCAGCGGAGAAGTGTGGCAAGGCGTTCGAGATTGTCCTGCGCGGAGACTCGACCCTTCGAGGCCACCTCCCAGAAGAGCCACAGGCGGCCGAAGAGGCGCTCGGCAAGTTTGATGCGTGGGTTATCACACCCTTCTTCTATCAAGGCGGCCGATACACCATCAACGACGTGCACTacgtcaaggagggcgaTGTGCTGGTGCCTGCCAGCCAAACGCCATTTGCCCAAGACGCCACGTTCGGGTACAAGAACTCCAACCTGCGAAAGTACGTCCTCGAGAAGTGCGGTTCACGGTTCGATGAGTCGTCGTTCCTTTCCGTCACCCTGGATGATATTCGTGTTGGGGGTCCCGCAGGTGTCACCAAGAAACTCCTGTCGGTGGCGCCCGGCTCCAACACGGTTGTCATCGTCAACGCTGCAGCAGAGTCGGACATGCATGTTTTTGTGGCGGGCcttctcgaggccgagaaggagggaagaCGGTACCTGTACCGCACAGGTGCCGCCTTCGTCTCCTCCCGCCTGGGGATCACGGGAATCCCGCCCCTGACAATGGCGGATCTCGGGGTATCGGTCAAGGCGGGGACCAAGCAGCCAGGCGGATTGATTGTGGCCGGCTCGTACGTGCCTAAGACGACAGCACAGCTCAAGGTGCTCCGAGAGAGGCGAGGCGACAAACTGACAgtcatcgagctcgacgttGCCGGACTGATCGAATCGGAagaggcggccgagaaggttGTCACGGCTGCagcggccgagacggcgtcgaagctgactgccggcgaggacgtgcTCGTCATGACGTCGCGAAAGCTGatcaagggcggcgatgcgctCAGCTCGCTCCAGATCGGATCCAAGGTCGCGCGTGCCCTGGTTCAGTTGGTGGAGAAGATTGACGTTCGACCGCGGTATCTGATTGCCAAGGGCGGCATCACCTCATCTGATGCGGCGACCAAGGGGCTGAAGATGAGACGGGCGCGCATCCTGGGCCAAGCTGCGCCTGGTGTCCCGCTCTGGAGGTGCGATGAAGAAACGAGCCGGCATCGCGGAGTGCCATACGTCGTGTTCCCGGGCAATGTTGGCAGTGACAGCACgctcgccgaggttgtcgagtCGTGGTCGATCGAGAATGTGGCGTAG